In one Rutidosis leptorrhynchoides isolate AG116_Rl617_1_P2 chromosome 8, CSIRO_AGI_Rlap_v1, whole genome shotgun sequence genomic region, the following are encoded:
- the LOC139863079 gene encoding DNA mismatch repair protein MLH3 isoform X4: MRSIKLLPESVRSSMRSGIILFDLTRVVEELVFNSLDAGATKVIVAVGVGTSYIKVTDNGSGITRDGLVLLGERYATSKFEQLDGMKTVPESFGFRGEALSSISDVSLLEVVTKAHGMPNGYRKVIKGCKCLYLGIDDDRQDFGTTVVVRDLFYNQPVKRRHLQSSPKKVLHYVKECLLRIALVHLGTSFKLVDIESGLDVISLYPSSSPLPVLAKGFGVEVSQSLSKLDESDGKLKLSGYISGPYEDFSVKAFQYFYINSRYISRGPIHKLLNQLADTHWCSDLVKADCRSQCGKRARAQASPTYILNLTCPRAHYDLSFEPAKTCVEFKNWDPIFSFIKKAVSCFWSQGTHLFEQDAIWNEDDTLSTEYDLPNNYGLPKERCITRSEEQKLTPFNRYQRNNVQSEGYENVVDFDFLPNSSLNFSVAMADNLELKSKCSVELSDELMDHHSNSKWKLSDAQCSKNNRSLVKKPSTVRFHFDDAENTDDDVMRPFLRSCSSRMHVSSVSRSTKGDDHVSFHFDDAENTDDDDVMRPFLRSCSSRMHSSPVVRSTKGDDHVSFQDKSFKNWLNRDDKVDNEESDCNLQVSEPWLDDSITVWSPPKNSSLRFEGSFDSILTNRLTSPVASNKYSKSIHRSSKRDWSKFSEKMLDEPLTDDAVSTRYSKRHRDDEFDPFAYKEWETDIFNLNNMRNSSSLEDFSFLKGQKNINNSQPYETEWARSPVAAVHHMPSLSYTDRGMSKGAQCEFREKRRIRSSSAPPFYKEKNKIVALNSWMTVNSGKSNHKTSNDIPTLQETKSPGVDHLASEEGPESDFLSMSRHEKQDILDAAEMTVHETERPHFLDVYNSDSDFTFKDNLGALDIGGKWRNGCPSTSSIQTSNDLVNQDSILDISSGLLHLSDDSLLPKSMSKKCMAECKVLHQVDKKFIPVVGDGILAVIDQHAADERIRLEDLREKVFFWRK; encoded by the exons ATGAGGAGCATCAAGTTATTGCCGGAATCTGTTCGCAGTTCTATGCGTTCGGGCATTATTTTGTTTGACTTGACTAGGGTTGTAGAAGAATTGGTATTCAACAGTCTTGATGCTGGTGCTACCAAG GTGATTGTAGCCGTAGGTGTTGGGACAAGCTACATTAAAGTTACAGACAATG GTTCTGGTATCACACGGGATGGATTGGTGTTACTTGGAGAAAGATATG CAACATCTAAGTTTGAGCAGCTGGATGGTATGAAAACTGTTCCAGAAAGCTTTGGCTTTCGTGGAGAAGCACTAAGCTCAATTTCTGATGTTTCTTTGTTGGAAGTTGTTACCAAGGCACATGGCATGCCTAATGGTTACCGCAAAGTCATAAAG GGTTGTAAATGCTTGTATCTAGGAATTGACGATGATAGACAAGACTTCGGCACAACAG ttgttgttcGTGATTTGTTCTACAACCAACCAGTTAAAAGGAGGCATTTACAGTCCAG CCCCAAAAAGGTTCTGCACTATGTTAAAGAATGCTTACTCAGAATCGCTCTTGTCCACCTGGGAACCAGCTTCAAATTGGTTGATATTGAGAG CGGTCTTGATGTTATTAGCTTGTATCCTTCATCTTCTCCTTTACCCGTTTTGGCAAAGGGTTTTGGAGTTGAGGTTTCTCAGTCTCTAAGTAAATTGGATGAATCTGATGGCAAATTAAAGCTCTCTGGCTACATATCTGGCCCTTatgaagatttttctgtaaag GCCTTCCAGTATTTCT ATATAAATTCAAGATATATATCCAGAGGTCCAATACACAAGTTGCTGAATCAGTTGGCTGACACACATTGGTGTTCAGATTTGGTGAAGGCTGACTGTAGGTCCCAATGTGGAAAGCGTGCCAGGGCTCAGGCATCTCCGACCTACATATTGAATTTGACTTGCCCCCGAGCTCATTATGATTTAAGTTTTGAACCTGCAAAGACATGTGTTGAATTCAAG AATTGGGATCCTATATTCAGTTTTATCAAGAAAGCAGTTTCATGCTTTTGGAGCCAAG GTACTCACTTGTTCGAACAAGATGCTATCTGGAATGAAGATGACACTCTCTCCACCGAATATG ATCTCCCGAATAACTATGGACTTCCAAAGGAAAGGTGCATCACACGATCCGAAGAACAAAAGCTTACACCATTTAACCGCTATCAAAGAAATAATGTACAATCTGAAGGCTATGAAAAcgtggttgactttgactttctgcCTAACAGTTCGTTAAACTTTAGTGTAGCAATGGCAGATAATTTAGAACTTAAGAGCAAGTGTAGTGTGGAGCTGTCTGATGAACTAATGGACCATCATTCAAATTCCAAATGGAAGCTGTCTGATGCTCAGTGTAGTAAAAACAACAGATCACTAGTGAAAAAACCTTCTACAGTTCGTTTTCATTTTGATGATGCAGAGAACACTGATGATGATGTCATGAGGCCATTTCTGAGAAGTTGCTCCTCTCGCATGCATGTGTCCTCTGTTTCTAGAAGCACAAAAGGTGATGAtcatgtcagttttcattttgatgATGCAGAGAacactgatgatgatgatgtcatgagGCCGTTTTTGAGAAGTTGCTCCTCTCGCATGCATTCGTCCCCTGTTGTTAGAAGCACAAAAGGTGATGATCATGTCAGTTTTCAAGATAAAAGTTTTAAGAATTGGCTTAACAGGGATGATAAGGTTGATAATGAAGAATCTGATTGTAACCTTCAAGTTTCTGAACCATGGCTGGATGATTCTATAACTGTTTGGTCTCCTCCTAAGAACTCTTCTCTTAGATTTGAAGGGTCATTTGATTCAATTTTGACCAATCGTTTGACCAGTCCAGTTGCATCAAATAAATATTCCAAGTCAATTCACCGGTCTTCTAAACGTGACTGGTCTAAATTTAGTGAAAAAATGCTTGATGAACCTCTAACTGATGATGCCGTGTCTACAAGATACTCGAAACGCCATAGAGACGATGAATTTGACCCTTTTGCGTACAAAGAATGGGAAACTGATATCTTTAACCTTAATAACATGAGAAATAGTTCTTCATTGGAGGATTTCTCATTTCTCAAGGGGCAAAAGAATATCAACAACTCACAACCATATGAAACAGAGTGGGCACGTTCTCCTGTAGCTGCAGTGCACCACATGCCTTCGTTATCTTATACTGATAGGGGAATGAGCAAAGGAGCTCAATGTGAATTTCGGGAGAAGCGGCGAATAAGAAGTTCTTCGGCCCCACCATTTTACAAAGAGAAGAACAAAATTGTTGCTCTAAATAGTTGGATGACTGTTAACTCAGGGAAGTCCAATCACAAGACATCTAATGATATCCCTACTTTGCAAG AAACTAAATCTCCAGGTGTTGATCATTTGGCTTCGGAGGAAGGTCCTGAAAGTGACTTTCTGTCTATGTCTAG ACACGAAAAACAGGACATCCTTGATGCTGCTGAGATGACAGTTCATGAAACGGAGAGGCCCCATTTCCTTGATGTATACAATTCAGATTCAG actTCACCTTTAAGGATAATCTAGGTGCATTAGACATTGGGGGAAAATGGCGGAATGGCTGTCCTTCAACTTCA AGTATACAGACGTCTAATGATCTCGTAAATCAGGACAGTATACTCGACATATCATCTGGGCTATTGCACCTCTCTGATGATTCTTTGTTACCCAAGTCTATGAGTAAGAAATGCATGGCAGAATGTAAAGTCCTTCATCAAGTCGACAAGAAATTCATTCCGGTTGTGGGTGACGGAATACTCGCCGttattgatcaa CACGCTGCAGATGAACGAATACGCCTTGAAGATTTGCGAGAAAAGGT TTTTTTCTGGAGAAAATAA